The Engystomops pustulosus chromosome 9, aEngPut4.maternal, whole genome shotgun sequence genome includes a window with the following:
- the LOC140078102 gene encoding glutamine amidotransferase-like class 1 domain-containing protein 3, mitochondrial produces the protein MTKKVAVILSGCGVYDGSEIHESSAVFVHLSRDGVQYVAFAPNIDQMHVVDHVKGQPSEEKRNVLTESARIARGNITDLKDLKVSQFDALIIPGGFGVAKNLCTWAVQGKDCSVIKPIEDTIKGFHAAKKPIGLCCISPVLAAKILPGCEVTVGSDAECEKWPYAKTAGDIKQLGCKHVNKQVNEVHVDVKNKLVTTSAFMCNSQIHEIFDGIGEMVKALLKLS, from the exons ATGACCAAGAAGGTGGCGGTGATCCTCTCTGGGTGCGGAGTGTATGATGGCAGTGAAATCCATGAGTCCTCTGCAGTGTTTGTTCACCTGAGTAGAGATGGGGTACAg TATGTAGCATTTGCACCCAACATAGACCAGATGCATGTGGTGGACCATGTGAAAGGACAACCCTCTGAGGAGAAACGCAATGTTCTTACAGAGAGTGCTCGTATTGCAAGAGGAAACATTACAGACCTTAAAGACCTGAAAGTCAGTCAATTTGATGCACTCATCATACCAG GAGGCTTTGGAGTTGCTAAAAATCTTTGCACTTGGGCAGTTCAGGGAAAAGACTGCTCAGTAATAAAACCCATTGAAGACACGATTAAAGGATTTCATGCTGCCAAGAAGCCCATTGGCCTGTGTTGTATCTCACCTGTGCTAGCTGCAAAGATTCTGCCTGGATGTGAAGTCACTGTTGGCTCTGATGCTGAGTGTGAAAA gtgGCCATATGCAAAAACAGCAGGAGACATCAAACAGCTGGGCTGTAAACATGTCAACAAACAGGTCAATGAAGTTCATGTAGATGTGAAAAATAAACTGGTCACGACCAGCGCCTTCATGTGTAACAGTCAAATACATGAGATATTTGATGGCATTGGTGAAATGGTCAAAGCTTTGCTCAAGCTGAGTTAA